Proteins co-encoded in one Amia ocellicauda isolate fAmiCal2 chromosome 11, fAmiCal2.hap1, whole genome shotgun sequence genomic window:
- the LOC136762958 gene encoding pantothenate kinase 3 isoform X2 — MKIKDAKKPSFPWFGMDIGGTLVKLVYFEPIDITAEEEQEEVESLKSIRKYLTSNVAYGSTGIRDIHLEIKDLTLLGRRGNLHFIRFPTHDMATFIQMGHDKNFSTLHTVLCATGGGAYKFEEEFRTIGNLQLHKLDELDCLVKGLLYIDSPSFNGQAECYYFENALDPECCQKMPYNLEDPYPMLVVNIGSGVSILAVYSKDNYKRVSGTSLGGGTFLGLCSLLTGCDSFDEALELASKGDSTNADKLVRDIYGGDYERFDLPGFGNMIHKEKRESVSKEDLARATLVTITNNIGWIAKMCAVNEKINRVVFVGNFLRVNTLSMKLLAYALDYWSHGQQKALFLEHEGYFGAVGALLGLMNFT, encoded by the exons CTTTTCCATGGTTCGGCATGGACATCGGGGGGACGCTGGTGAAGCTGGTTTATTTCGAGCCAATCGACATCACTGcagaggaggagcaggaggaagTGGAAAGCCTGAAGAGCATCCGCAAGTACCTGACCTCCAACGTGGCCTATGGCTCCACAGGCATCCGCGACATCCACCTGGAGATCAAGGACCTCACGCTGCTGGGCCGTCGCGGCAACCTGCACTTCATCCGCTTCCCCACCCACGACATGGCCACCTTCATCCAGATGGGCCACGACAAGAACTTCTCTACCCTGCACACGGTGCTCTGCGCCACCGGGGGCGGCGCCTACAAGTTTGAGGAGGAGTTCCGCACG ATTGGAAACCTTCAGCTTCATAAACTGGATGAGCTGGACTGTCTGGTGAAGGGGCTGCTGTATATCGACTCCCCGAGTTTCAACGGCCAGGCCGAGTGCTATTATTTTGAGAATGCCTTGGATCCTGAATGCTGCCAGAAGATGCCTTATAACCTGGAAGACCCGTACCCCATGCTGGTGGTTAATATTGGTTCAGGGGTCAGCATCCTGGCCGTGTACTCGAAAGACAACTACAAACGAGTTTCCGGGACCAG TCTAGGAGGCGGCACGTTCTTGggtttgtgcagcttgttaacTGGCTGTGACAGCTTCGACGAGGCCCTGGAGCTGGCCTCCAAAGGGGACAGCACAAATGCGGACAAGCTGGTCCGGGACATCTACGGTGGGGACTATGAACGCTTCGACTTACCAGG CTTCGGGAACATGATCCACAAAGAGAAACGAGAGTCTGTCAGCAAAGAGGACTTGGCAAGAGCTACCCTGGTTACCATTACCAACAACATCGGCTGGATCGCAAAGATGTGTGCTGTGAACGAG AAAATAAACCGAGTAGTGTTTGTGGGGAACTTCCTCCGTGTGAACACTCTGTCCATGAAGCTCCTGGCCTACGCTCTGGATTACTGGTCACATGGGCAGCAGAAAGCCTTATTCCTTGAACATGAG GGCTACTTCGGAGCAGTGGGTGCCCTCCTTGGTCTAATGAATTTTACTTAA
- the LOC136762958 gene encoding pantothenate kinase 3 isoform X1: protein MKIKDAKKPSFPWFGMDIGGTLVKLVYFEPIDITAEEEQEEVESLKSIRKYLTSNVAYGSTGIRDIHLEIKDLTLLGRRGNLHFIRFPTHDMATFIQMGHDKNFSTLHTVLCATGGGAYKFEEEFRTIGNLQLHKLDELDCLVKGLLYIDSPSFNGQAECYYFENALDPECCQKMPYNLEDPYPMLVVNIGSGVSILAVYSKDNYKRVSGTSLGGGTFLGLCSLLTGCDSFDEALELASKGDSTNADKLVRDIYGGDYERFDLPGWAVASSFGNMIHKEKRESVSKEDLARATLVTITNNIGWIAKMCAVNEKINRVVFVGNFLRVNTLSMKLLAYALDYWSHGQQKALFLEHEGYFGAVGALLGLMNFT from the exons CTTTTCCATGGTTCGGCATGGACATCGGGGGGACGCTGGTGAAGCTGGTTTATTTCGAGCCAATCGACATCACTGcagaggaggagcaggaggaagTGGAAAGCCTGAAGAGCATCCGCAAGTACCTGACCTCCAACGTGGCCTATGGCTCCACAGGCATCCGCGACATCCACCTGGAGATCAAGGACCTCACGCTGCTGGGCCGTCGCGGCAACCTGCACTTCATCCGCTTCCCCACCCACGACATGGCCACCTTCATCCAGATGGGCCACGACAAGAACTTCTCTACCCTGCACACGGTGCTCTGCGCCACCGGGGGCGGCGCCTACAAGTTTGAGGAGGAGTTCCGCACG ATTGGAAACCTTCAGCTTCATAAACTGGATGAGCTGGACTGTCTGGTGAAGGGGCTGCTGTATATCGACTCCCCGAGTTTCAACGGCCAGGCCGAGTGCTATTATTTTGAGAATGCCTTGGATCCTGAATGCTGCCAGAAGATGCCTTATAACCTGGAAGACCCGTACCCCATGCTGGTGGTTAATATTGGTTCAGGGGTCAGCATCCTGGCCGTGTACTCGAAAGACAACTACAAACGAGTTTCCGGGACCAG TCTAGGAGGCGGCACGTTCTTGggtttgtgcagcttgttaacTGGCTGTGACAGCTTCGACGAGGCCCTGGAGCTGGCCTCCAAAGGGGACAGCACAAATGCGGACAAGCTGGTCCGGGACATCTACGGTGGGGACTATGAACGCTTCGACTTACCAGGGTGGGCTGTGGCTTCCAG CTTCGGGAACATGATCCACAAAGAGAAACGAGAGTCTGTCAGCAAAGAGGACTTGGCAAGAGCTACCCTGGTTACCATTACCAACAACATCGGCTGGATCGCAAAGATGTGTGCTGTGAACGAG AAAATAAACCGAGTAGTGTTTGTGGGGAACTTCCTCCGTGTGAACACTCTGTCCATGAAGCTCCTGGCCTACGCTCTGGATTACTGGTCACATGGGCAGCAGAAAGCCTTATTCCTTGAACATGAG GGCTACTTCGGAGCAGTGGGTGCCCTCCTTGGTCTAATGAATTTTACTTAA